From a region of the Mycobacteroides saopaulense genome:
- the folK gene encoding 2-amino-4-hydroxy-6-hydroxymethyldihydropteridine diphosphokinase gives MTRAVLSIGSNLGDRLTHLQSVVDALGSDVVGISPVYRTAPWGHVPQSDFLNAIVIATGREPQEWLEQAQRLERSAQRVRRERWGPRTLDVDVISCRPEALAGAGAPEILSDDVVLTLPHPRAHQRAFVLVPWLALDPEAVLTVEGRARRVADLIEELDPAERDGVRRVDDTLTGPVT, from the coding sequence GTGACCCGCGCGGTGCTGTCCATCGGATCCAATCTTGGTGACAGGCTCACGCACCTGCAATCGGTCGTGGACGCGCTGGGCTCGGACGTTGTCGGGATATCACCGGTGTACCGGACCGCCCCGTGGGGCCACGTCCCGCAGTCGGACTTCCTCAACGCCATCGTCATCGCCACGGGGCGCGAGCCGCAGGAGTGGCTTGAGCAGGCGCAGCGCCTGGAGCGGTCCGCGCAGCGCGTACGCCGGGAACGTTGGGGCCCGCGCACTCTGGACGTCGACGTGATCAGCTGCCGACCCGAGGCTCTCGCCGGAGCCGGCGCTCCCGAGATTCTTTCCGACGATGTGGTTCTCACCTTGCCGCATCCGCGTGCACATCAGCGCGCGTTCGTGCTGGTGCCCTGGCTGGCACTCGATCCAGAAGCGGTGCTGACGGTCGAGGGACGGGCGCGCAGGGTGGCAGACCTGATCGAGGAATTAGACCCCGCCGAACGCGACGGTGTGCGACGGGTGGATGACACGCTGACCGGTCCGGTGACCTAG
- a CDS encoding DUF3180 domain-containing protein: MGPTRIRDLLVAGAATAILGYFFVLASYGSLPPIPLLGGVSLLVLAIAEGGWAFYIRNKVNDGQIGVGTGRIPALLVARSVVVAKASAWLGTLMTGWWMAMLVYILPRRAHLAAAAADTFGVVIATGCALALVVAGLWLQHCCKSPPDPPATPAR, from the coding sequence GTGGGCCCCACCAGGATCCGCGATCTGCTGGTCGCGGGCGCAGCCACCGCGATCCTCGGCTACTTCTTTGTGTTGGCGTCCTATGGTTCCCTGCCGCCGATCCCGTTGCTCGGCGGCGTCTCGCTGCTGGTTTTGGCGATCGCCGAAGGCGGCTGGGCGTTCTACATCCGCAACAAGGTCAACGACGGTCAGATCGGGGTCGGCACGGGGCGTATACCTGCCCTTCTGGTGGCGCGTTCGGTGGTGGTCGCGAAGGCGTCGGCGTGGCTTGGCACGTTGATGACCGGGTGGTGGATGGCGATGCTCGTCTACATCCTGCCGCGACGGGCACATTTGGCCGCCGCGGCGGCAGACACCTTCGGTGTGGTGATCGCGACCGGATGTGCGTTGGCGCTCGTGGTCGCCGGGCTGTGGCTTCAGCATTGCTGTAAGTCGCCACCGGACCCGCCCGCGACTCCCGCGCGATAG